The DNA region TAGTATATCTGGGATAGGCTGCACAGCTTATTAAAAAAAAGAAGGATAATATCAAAAAGAACTTTCCACCCTTAACAGAGGCAACTCCAAGAAGCCCCTGTAGGGGCGACCCGCCAATTGTGGGCTCGCCCTTAAAGCGTGACAGGGTAACCCTGAGCCTCTGTGCTCTTTTCTCACCCAAGATCTGTTCTCCACTAAATATCTTCTCATTTATCTTTTTCGGAAAATCCGATATAAAAGATTACTCCGGCCAGGAGAGCCAGAACCGCACCAAAGGAGAAAGCCACATGTGCTCCAAAAGTCTGCCAGAGATAACCCAGAATTAAGCTCGCTGGCAAGGCGCAGAAGCCTACTGCTCCGTGATAAAATCCGTAAGCTGTTCCTCTTTTATCCTCCTCTTTAACCAGATCTGCCACAGAAGCACGAAGCGCCCCATCTGTGAAGCCATAATAGGCTCCATAAACTGCGAAAAGTATCCAGACGTGCAGGGATTTTGTAGCAAAGGCAAAACCTAAGTAAGACAGCCCATAGACAAGAAATCCGAAGAGTATGATTTTCCTCCTGCCGATCTTGTCTGATAAAATCCCAGCCGGCGTGGAGGAAAGAGTATAGACCAGGTTAAAAAGTCCCCAGAGCAAAGGAATAAAGACCAGGTTCACTCCCAGACTTTTAGCCCTCAGGAATAGAAAAGCATCACTCGAATTTCCCAGGGTGAAGAGAGCCACCACCAGGACAAAAAGTTTGAATTTCGCGTCAAACTTGAAGCTTGCTTTTTTTTCAGCCAAAGGAACTTTTTCCTTCCTGGTCTTGGCTTCCTTTACCCAGACAAATAGGACCAGGATTGAGAAAAAAGCCGGGATAGAAGCTAACAAAAAGAGATGCCGGTAATTTTTATTCAAAAGAGGTAAAAGTACAAAGGCTAAAAGAGGACCCAGAATCGCACCT from Candidatus Zixiibacteriota bacterium includes:
- a CDS encoding MFS transporter yields the protein MNQEISKIERKNDTLFFGIKKNIFFLGLVSFLTDISSDMVYPLLPVFLTDVLGSSKVFVGLIEGIAESTASLLKIFSGWFSDKIGKRKPVVILGYSLSSISKPLLALVTSAWQVLFIRFADRTGKGIRTSPRDALIAETSDGQRRGASFGIHRAMDSAGAILGPLLAFVLLPLLNKNYRHLFLLASIPAFFSILVLFVWVKEAKTRKEKVPLAEKKASFKFDAKFKLFVLVVALFTLGNSSDAFLFLRAKSLGVNLVFIPLLWGLFNLVYTLSSTPAGILSDKIGRRKIILFGFLVYGLSYLGFAFATKSLHVWILFAVYGAYYGFTDGALRASVADLVKEEDKRGTAYGFYHGAVGFCALPASLILGYLWQTFGAHVAFSFGAVLALLAGVIFYIGFSEKDK